The following proteins are co-located in the Neomonachus schauinslandi chromosome 8, ASM220157v2, whole genome shotgun sequence genome:
- the LOC110583080 gene encoding TATA-box-binding protein — MDQNNSLPPYAQGLASPQGAMTPGIPIFSPMMPYGTGLTPQPIQNTSSLSLLEEQQRQQQAQQQAQQQAQQQAQQQAQQQAVVAVQQSTSQQAAQGASGQTPQLFHSQTLTTAPLPGTTPLYPSPMTPMTPITPATPASESSGIVPQLQNIVSTVNLGCKLDLKTIALRARNAEYNPKRFAAVIMRIREPRTTALIFSSGKMVCTGAKSEEQSRLAARKYARVVQKLGFPAKFLDFKIQNMVGSCDVKFPIRLEGLVLTHQQFSSYEPELFPGLIYRMIKPRIVLLIFVSGKVVLTGAKVRAEIYEAFENIYPILKGFRKTT, encoded by the exons GGTGCCATGACTCCTGGAATCCCTATCTTCAGTCCAATGATGCCTTACGGCACAGGACTGACTCCACAGCCTATCCAGAACACCAGCAGCCTGTCTCTGTTGGAGGAGCAGCAAAGGCAGCAGCAGGCCCAGCAGCAGGCGCAGCAGCAGGCGCAGCAGCAGGCCCAGCAGCAGGCCCAGCAGCAGGCCGTGGTGGCGGTTCAGCAATCGACATCCCAGCAGGCAGCACAGGGGGCCTCGGGCCAGACGCCACAGCTCTTCCACTCACAGACTCTCACCACTGCACCCTTGCCAGGCACCACTCCCCTGTATCCCTCCCCCATGACCCCCATGACCCCCATCACCCCTGCCACACCAGCCTCCGAGAGCTCGGGGATCGTGCCGCAGCTGCA AAATATTGTATCCACAGTGAATCTTGGCTGTAAGCTTGACCTAAAGACCATTGCACTTCGTGCCCGAAATGCTGAATATAATCCTAAG CGATTTGCTGCTGTAATCATGAGAATAAGAGAGCCCCGAACCACTGCACTGATATTCAGTTCTGGGAAAATGGTGTGCACAGGAGCCAAGAG tGAAGAACAGTCCAGACTAGCAGCAAGGAAATATGCCAGAGTTGTACAGAAGTTAGGTTTTCCAGCAAAGTTCTTGGACTTCAAGATTCAGAACATGGTGGGGAGCTGTGATGTGAAGTTCCCTATAAGGTTAGAAGGCCTTGTGCTGACCCACCAACAGTTTAGCAG TTACGAGCCAGAGTTATTTCCTGGTTTAATCTACAGAATGATCAAACCCAGAATTgttcttcttatttttgtttctggaaaaGTTGTATTAACAG GTGCTAAAGTCAGAGCAGAAATTTATGaagcatttgaaaatatctaCCCTATTCTAAAGGGTTTCAGGAAGACGACATAA